One part of the uncultured Bacteroides sp. genome encodes these proteins:
- a CDS encoding TIGR03915 family putative DNA repair protein has translation MIVFIYDKTFDGLLTAVFDAYFRKTFPDILLAEGEPLPLFCDEVFTVCTDEDKSTRVWNGLRKKISFSALSCLSVCWLSELPEVDILMFRYIRKAIDASRSIEVNFADPDVLELSKIWKKVDHERTRIMQFARFQKAADGTFFAAFEPLYNVLALVIPHFQDRFSDQKWIVYDLKRQYGYFYDLQTVTEITFDSEAAHLVSGMLDESLMDQDEKLFQKLWKTYFTSIAIKERTNPRLHKQNMPVRFWKYLTEKQS, from the coding sequence ATGATCGTTTTTATCTATGACAAAACATTCGACGGATTGTTGACAGCCGTCTTCGATGCTTACTTTCGCAAAACCTTTCCGGATATTTTGTTAGCCGAAGGAGAACCGTTACCGCTTTTTTGCGACGAAGTTTTTACGGTGTGCACAGATGAGGATAAATCTACCCGCGTGTGGAATGGACTTCGGAAGAAAATTTCGTTTTCCGCTCTATCATGTCTTAGTGTTTGTTGGCTTTCAGAATTGCCTGAGGTTGACATACTTATGTTTCGTTATATCCGTAAGGCTATAGATGCTTCTCGTTCCATAGAAGTTAACTTTGCTGATCCTGATGTGCTCGAATTATCAAAGATATGGAAAAAAGTAGATCATGAGCGTACGCGCATCATGCAATTTGCTCGTTTTCAAAAGGCGGCGGATGGCACTTTTTTTGCTGCTTTTGAGCCTTTATATAATGTTTTAGCTCTTGTTATTCCTCATTTTCAAGATCGCTTTTCCGATCAGAAATGGATTGTGTATGATCTTAAACGGCAATATGGTTATTTCTATGATCTACAAACAGTTACGGAGATCACGTTCGACTCTGAAGCTGCCCATCTGGTGAGTGGGATGCTCGATGAGAGCTTGATGGATCAGGATGAAAAGCTCTTTCAAAAACTGTGGAAAACCTATTTTACCTCTATCGCTATTAAAGAACGTACCAACCCAAGGTTGCATAAACAAAATATGCCTGTACGTTTCTGGAAATACCTCACCGAAAAGCAATCGTAG
- a CDS encoding pentapeptide repeat-containing protein: MKIVSPRLPKQLHDNNDLYGTIEHYSEEIEEQAFTNQTLMDSVKSQLAFQSCSFSHCIFRECEFKKARFCDVEFKNCDLSNIKLQDASFCRVTFTDCKLMGTNLTGSSFNQILFQQCSAPYALLSASKMRNMYFDKNDFHGSAFDSCLLEHIAFDSCIFTEADFSQTALKYIDLSSCEINAIHLNVSDLRGATVNSIQALELSKLLGIIIKE; this comes from the coding sequence ATGAAAATAGTTTCTCCAAGACTACCTAAACAGCTTCATGACAACAATGATTTGTACGGCACCATTGAACATTATTCTGAAGAGATAGAAGAACAGGCATTCACAAACCAAACATTAATGGATAGTGTAAAAAGTCAGTTAGCTTTTCAATCGTGTAGCTTCAGCCATTGCATTTTCAGAGAATGCGAATTTAAAAAAGCTAGATTTTGCGATGTTGAATTTAAAAATTGTGATCTATCCAACATCAAATTACAAGATGCCAGCTTTTGTAGGGTCACATTCACCGACTGTAAACTAATGGGTACTAATTTAACCGGAAGTTCGTTCAACCAAATACTTTTTCAGCAATGCAGTGCCCCTTACGCTTTATTGTCCGCAAGCAAAATGCGCAACATGTATTTTGATAAAAATGACTTTCATGGATCCGCATTCGATAGCTGCCTGCTCGAACATATAGCCTTTGACTCTTGCATTTTCACAGAAGCTGATTTTTCGCAAACAGCCTTAAAATACATCGATCTGTCTTCTTGTGAAATAAATGCTATTCATTTAAACGTCAGTGATTTAAGAGGAGCTACAGTCAACTCTATACAAGCATTGGAGCTATCAAAGTTGTTAGGAATCATTATAAAAGAGTAA
- a CDS encoding TIGR01777 family oxidoreductase, producing the protein MKIAISGASGFVGKHLTAFLMGQGHQVVPLGRMMFKDNMSGQLMHTLSYCDVVINLAGATINRRWTEDYKKELVASRVRVTRSIVQAINALTQKPFLFISTSAVGYYPAEGCFDESTEERGEGFLADLCYRWENEASKVSPETRLVITRFGVVLSPDGGALEQMLRPLKMKLAVTIGPGTQLFPWIDICDLNKAMAHIIATPSLSGVINFVAPQIVTQSDFMNKLASHYHSFLKILLPAAFLSLFLGEAAGFVTTGQCVKPNKLIESGFVFTSPTIEHFLSGIDVRTVTRLDLNRYMGKWYEIARFDNRFERNLVGVTAEYMLLPNGKIRVENSGYLHSFEGKRKVAVGKAKLPDASQPGKLKVSFFLWFYSDYYVLELDEEHYSYALVGSSSNKYLWILSRTPSLTEEVKLKLLERAASRGYDISKLIWVKQK; encoded by the coding sequence ATGAAAATAGCGATCAGTGGAGCCAGTGGATTTGTTGGAAAGCATCTTACTGCTTTTCTTATGGGGCAGGGGCATCAGGTTGTTCCTTTGGGCAGAATGATGTTCAAAGACAATATGTCGGGGCAACTGATGCATACTTTGTCTTATTGCGATGTGGTTATTAATCTGGCAGGTGCTACTATTAATCGTCGATGGACGGAAGATTATAAGAAAGAGCTTGTTGCTAGCAGGGTGCGTGTAACCCGTAGTATTGTGCAGGCTATTAATGCTTTAACGCAAAAGCCTTTCTTGTTTATTTCTACTTCAGCGGTGGGATATTATCCTGCTGAGGGATGTTTTGACGAAAGCACTGAGGAACGAGGAGAGGGCTTTTTGGCTGATTTATGCTATCGCTGGGAGAATGAAGCTTCTAAGGTTTCGCCGGAAACGAGATTAGTTATCACTCGTTTTGGAGTGGTACTCTCTCCTGATGGTGGAGCATTGGAGCAGATGCTTCGTCCTTTGAAGATGAAGTTGGCGGTGACTATTGGTCCTGGCACCCAGCTGTTCCCGTGGATTGATATTTGTGACCTGAATAAAGCAATGGCGCATATCATAGCAACACCTTCGCTTAGTGGAGTTATAAATTTTGTTGCGCCTCAAATCGTTACACAATCTGACTTTATGAATAAACTCGCTTCTCATTATCACAGTTTTTTAAAGATTCTATTGCCCGCTGCTTTTCTCTCTCTCTTTTTGGGTGAAGCTGCCGGATTTGTAACTACAGGGCAATGTGTAAAGCCTAATAAATTGATAGAATCCGGTTTCGTTTTTACTTCACCAACAATTGAACACTTCTTGTCGGGTATTGATGTTCGGACGGTAACTCGGCTCGATTTAAATCGCTACATGGGTAAATGGTATGAGATAGCTCGCTTTGATAATCGCTTTGAGCGAAACTTGGTGGGAGTTACGGCAGAATACATGCTTTTGCCCAATGGAAAAATACGGGTGGAAAACAGTGGTTATCTACATAGCTTTGAAGGCAAGCGGAAAGTTGCTGTGGGTAAGGCAAAATTGCCTGACGCTAGTCAGCCGGGTAAACTAAAGGTCTCCTTTTTCTTGTGGTTCTACTCGGATTATTATGTGCTGGAGCTTGATGAAGAACATTATAGTTACGCACTTGTTGGCAGCAGTTCCAATAAATATTTATGGATATTAAGTCGCACTCCTTCCCTTACTGAGGAGGTGAAACTCAAACTTCTGGAACGAGCGGCAAGTAGGGGATACGATATTTCAAAACTTATATGGGTGAAACAGAAATAG
- a CDS encoding FKBP-type peptidyl-prolyl cis-trans isomerase: MSLKHQAYKEENIRFLEENLEDEDVMELPSGVQYKVILKGRGAIPTKKSTVKVHYRGTMIDGKEFDNSFSRKRPEVFRVNEVIQGWQDALMAMPLGSRWMVYIPYELGYGTRACGNIKAYSTLIFEVELLGVK; this comes from the coding sequence ATGAGTTTAAAGCACCAAGCATATAAAGAAGAGAATATCCGTTTTTTAGAAGAGAATCTGGAAGATGAAGATGTTATGGAACTACCTTCAGGTGTTCAGTATAAAGTGATATTAAAAGGCAGAGGAGCTATCCCTACAAAGAAGAGTACTGTAAAAGTGCACTACAGAGGTACAATGATAGACGGTAAAGAGTTCGACAACTCTTTTAGCAGAAAACGCCCTGAAGTATTCAGAGTAAACGAAGTTATTCAGGGATGGCAAGATGCGTTGATGGCAATGCCTTTAGGATCTAGATGGATGGTCTACATTCCATACGAACTAGGATATGGCACACGGGCATGTGGCAATATCAAAGCATATTCTACTTTAATCTTTGAAGTTGAACTACTTGGAGTGAAGTAA
- a CDS encoding SDR family NAD(P)-dependent oxidoreductase has product MKRIIIVGATSGIGYEIAKLYVDKGWLVGIAGRREEALLELQSHAPERIQIQQLDVTANDAPQKLHTLIEKLGGMDLFLLSSGIGSQNIKLNTDIEIHTAQTNVEGFIRMTTTVFNYFKTVDGGHLAVISSIAGTKGLGSAPAYSATKRFQNTYIDALTQLARMEKLNIHFTDIRPGFVATALLKNRKYPLLMQVEHVAKCIVKALDKKKRVAVIDFRYALLVFFWRAIPQILWERLPIRNDQK; this is encoded by the coding sequence ATGAAACGAATCATCATTGTAGGAGCAACATCCGGAATAGGATATGAGATAGCTAAACTTTATGTGGATAAAGGTTGGCTGGTAGGTATAGCAGGCAGACGTGAAGAAGCGTTGCTCGAATTACAATCTCACGCACCGGAAAGAATACAGATACAACAATTAGATGTTACTGCTAATGATGCTCCCCAAAAGCTACATACTCTTATTGAAAAGCTAGGAGGAATGGATCTTTTTCTACTGAGTTCAGGTATCGGTAGCCAGAATATTAAGCTAAATACGGATATTGAAATTCATACAGCTCAAACCAATGTGGAAGGATTTATTCGGATGACAACAACTGTCTTTAATTACTTTAAAACAGTGGACGGAGGGCACTTGGCAGTCATCAGCTCGATAGCGGGAACAAAAGGATTGGGATCCGCTCCGGCATACTCTGCCACCAAACGTTTTCAGAATACTTATATCGATGCGTTAACACAGTTAGCTCGCATGGAGAAACTGAACATTCATTTCACAGATATTCGTCCGGGCTTTGTTGCAACAGCTCTGCTAAAGAATCGCAAATACCCGCTTTTAATGCAAGTAGAACACGTGGCAAAGTGCATAGTAAAAGCACTCGATAAGAAGAAAAGAGTAGCAGTTATTGACTTCCGCTATGCCCTCCTTGTCTTCTTTTGGAGAGCCATCCCCCAAATTTTATGGGAAAGGTTACCTATCAGGAATGATCAGAAGTAA
- a CDS encoding N-acetyltransferase codes for MKEEFINLTKENIDKEHICCAISDKKCKDGYEKKKEWLKKELDNGYVFRRINERAKVFVEYGPAENAWVPVEAPNYLMINCLWVSGQYKGKGYAKELLQFVVDDAIKMNKQGLVTVAGATKFHFMSDTKWLLRQGFEIIQKLPHGFVLLARKLEPTAPTPQFKDTVLTGTCPEKKGVVVYYSNRCPFTEYHVHQSLVETTKKRNLPLTIIKLETMEQAQTAPTPATIFSLFYNGQFVTTDISVCMDSRFDKVLSKVEL; via the coding sequence ATGAAAGAAGAGTTCATTAATCTAACAAAAGAAAATATCGACAAAGAACATATATGTTGTGCCATATCTGACAAAAAATGTAAAGACGGATATGAGAAGAAAAAAGAATGGCTCAAAAAGGAGTTAGACAATGGATATGTTTTCCGGAGAATTAATGAGAGAGCGAAAGTCTTTGTGGAATATGGTCCGGCTGAAAATGCATGGGTTCCAGTTGAAGCGCCTAACTACCTAATGATCAATTGCCTTTGGGTATCTGGACAATACAAAGGCAAAGGCTATGCCAAAGAGTTACTGCAATTCGTGGTAGATGACGCAATCAAAATGAATAAGCAAGGGCTAGTGACCGTAGCAGGCGCTACAAAATTTCACTTTATGAGTGATACGAAATGGCTTTTGCGACAAGGGTTTGAGATTATCCAAAAACTCCCTCACGGCTTCGTCTTACTAGCGCGAAAATTAGAACCTACTGCTCCTACTCCCCAATTTAAAGATACAGTACTTACAGGAACGTGCCCGGAAAAGAAAGGAGTAGTCGTCTATTATTCTAATCGGTGCCCTTTTACAGAATATCACGTGCACCAATCTCTAGTAGAGACAACGAAAAAAAGAAATTTACCGCTAACCATTATCAAACTTGAAACAATGGAGCAGGCACAAACGGCGCCTACTCCTGCTACTATTTTCAGTCTATTCTATAATGGACAATTTGTAACCACAGATATCAGCGTATGTATGGATAGTCGGTTTGATAAAGTACTCTCAAAGGTAGAACTGTAG
- a CDS encoding MBL fold metallo-hydrolase translates to MKKKLMMFLCAIGIGSIASAEPYETDTFKTKNNKTVVITFIKHGSLMLTYDGKFIQIDPVSQFADYTTFPKADAVLITHEHPDHLDLKAIQTVSKKTTELVANEASQKKIRKGKVMKNGDQMTILNDVLLEAVPAYNTTPENKMYHPRYRDNGYILTLDGLRIYVAGDTEDIPEMKELKDIDVAFLPVNQPYTMTVKQAANAARMFSPKVLYPYHYSTTAINELKNELKCDTDIEVRIRQMQ, encoded by the coding sequence ATGAAAAAGAAATTGATGATGTTTTTGTGTGCTATTGGCATAGGAAGTATCGCTTCGGCAGAGCCTTATGAAACGGATACGTTTAAAACGAAAAATAATAAAACGGTAGTGATTACTTTTATCAAACATGGTAGTTTGATGCTTACTTATGATGGGAAGTTTATTCAGATAGATCCGGTATCTCAGTTTGCCGATTATACGACCTTTCCCAAAGCTGATGCAGTACTGATTACACATGAACATCCTGATCATCTTGACTTGAAAGCTATTCAGACTGTTTCAAAAAAAACGACTGAATTAGTGGCCAATGAAGCCAGCCAGAAAAAGATAAGAAAAGGGAAAGTGATGAAGAATGGAGATCAGATGACTATCTTGAATGATGTTCTCCTTGAGGCCGTTCCTGCTTATAACACTACACCTGAGAATAAAATGTATCATCCTCGCTATCGTGATAATGGCTATATTTTGACTTTAGACGGTTTACGCATCTACGTTGCCGGAGATACGGAAGATATTCCTGAAATGAAAGAATTAAAAGATATTGATGTGGCATTTCTACCAGTGAATCAACCCTATACCATGACGGTAAAGCAAGCGGCAAATGCCGCCCGAATGTTTTCGCCAAAGGTGCTTTATCCTTATCATTATAGTACAACTGCCATCAATGAATTGAAAAATGAATTGAAATGTGATACTGATATTGAAGTACGTATCAGGCAGATGCAATAG
- a CDS encoding AraC family transcriptional regulator: MLKVEYSKQINRVVDYILMNLRQPLDLKHLAEIAGLSAYHFHRLFTSELGETPAKYIQRRRLEKAAALLQGDERIPILNVAYDCGFNSANVFSRNFKKHFGMTAEEYRCNISQSNSKNRPSNSNKEEFVRSYSSYFCPRKTIKIGDYKMDCTFEIKKMPAFNIIYCRHLGAFNEMQDAFAKLMQWAYPRGLINAPGAKLLSVYHDNPDITDKSKLTSDAGLIVSEKIKTDGDIGQYEITGGLYAVGRFEIGMDEFPDAWHAMFDLVKEHGCQCTNAHHYELYQNNIEEHPQKKWIVDICIPVKMN; the protein is encoded by the coding sequence ATGTTGAAAGTGGAATATAGTAAGCAAATAAACCGGGTGGTAGATTATATTTTGATGAATTTGCGGCAGCCTTTAGACTTAAAACATCTTGCTGAAATAGCAGGACTTTCAGCTTATCACTTTCATCGTTTATTTACTAGTGAACTAGGAGAGACGCCTGCTAAATATATACAAAGAAGGCGTCTGGAAAAAGCTGCGGCATTACTGCAGGGAGATGAACGTATACCAATTCTGAATGTGGCCTATGATTGCGGCTTCAACTCAGCCAATGTCTTTTCTCGTAACTTTAAAAAGCACTTTGGAATGACAGCAGAAGAATATCGGTGCAATATTAGTCAGTCAAATAGCAAGAATCGTCCATCTAATAGCAATAAAGAAGAGTTTGTACGTTCTTATTCATCCTATTTTTGTCCCCGTAAAACAATTAAAATAGGAGATTATAAAATGGACTGTACATTTGAAATTAAGAAAATGCCGGCTTTTAACATTATCTATTGCCGCCACCTGGGTGCTTTTAATGAAATGCAAGATGCTTTTGCAAAATTGATGCAATGGGCATACCCCAGGGGACTTATAAATGCCCCAGGGGCAAAATTACTCTCTGTTTATCATGACAATCCAGATATCACGGATAAGAGTAAACTAACGTCTGATGCGGGATTAATTGTCAGTGAAAAGATAAAGACTGACGGAGATATTGGTCAGTATGAAATCACTGGCGGACTTTATGCCGTGGGGCGCTTTGAAATTGGTATGGATGAGTTTCCCGACGCATGGCATGCTATGTTTGATTTAGTAAAAGAGCATGGATGCCAATGTACCAATGCGCATCACTATGAGCTTTACCAGAACAATATTGAAGAACATCCTCAAAAAAAATGGATCGTAGATATTTGTATTCCGGTGAAGATGAACTAA
- a CDS encoding carbonic anhydrase family protein: MQSELLNEMLANTVLTEEQRAKLSPTDILDLLKRGNKDFTEDNLTVRNNTQRVRDAAIGQYPLAVVLSCLDSRVPVEDVFHRGIGDLFVARVAGNIVNDDILGSLEYACKISGAKLILVLGHEYCGAIQSAIDEVRLGNITTLLSKIQPALEAASEHFEGEQTSSNAEFADLVCKYNVEQSLEQIRTMSPILKEMEEQGQILIVGSMYDMKTGEVHFFS, translated from the coding sequence ATGCAATCAGAATTATTAAACGAAATGCTCGCAAATACGGTTCTAACCGAAGAACAACGAGCAAAATTGTCTCCTACAGATATATTAGACCTCTTGAAACGAGGAAATAAAGATTTCACAGAAGATAACTTAACCGTTAGAAATAATACCCAAAGGGTGCGTGATGCCGCAATAGGTCAATACCCTTTGGCAGTGGTACTCTCGTGCCTGGATTCTAGAGTTCCGGTTGAAGATGTTTTTCATCGGGGCATTGGCGATTTATTTGTGGCGAGAGTTGCCGGAAATATTGTGAATGATGATATTCTCGGTAGTCTTGAGTATGCGTGTAAAATTTCGGGTGCTAAGCTGATACTTGTGCTTGGACACGAATATTGCGGTGCCATCCAGTCGGCTATTGATGAGGTAAGATTAGGTAACATTACTACGCTATTATCTAAAATACAGCCGGCTTTAGAAGCTGCTTCAGAACATTTTGAAGGTGAACAGACCTCTTCTAATGCCGAGTTTGCTGACCTTGTTTGCAAATATAATGTGGAACAATCTCTTGAACAGATACGAACAATGAGCCCTATCCTTAAAGAGATGGAAGAACAAGGACAGATACTCATTGTAGGTAGTATGTATGACATGAAAACAGGAGAAGTACATTTCTTTTCCTGA
- a CDS encoding substrate-binding domain-containing protein produces MKHSIFILLFSVIVIGLQSCTSSNQDKKYTIGLSQCVLNDNWRQSMVKELMIEASNYDNIKIVIKDANNSSERQIKQIRELIAMKVDVLIISPFESEPITQVAEEAYKAGIPTIITDRKINSNLYTSFVGADNYAIGYEAGKYTALHAPQKANILEIWGLKKSSPARERHQGFRKAMAMRSDVHYVEFEGDWLYKKVHEDLPKCKELRNVDYIYSHNDMMAIAAREVMDSINTTSKNEIEIIGVDATAGAGLEAVADGRINVSFLYPTGAEELINTAMKIIKKEPVPKKISLQTSLIDMKSARSILIVSKQLQNYQKRIEGQRSKIDQLFSRFVFLRSSLAIISTLMIAFILLLLYVFLINKKMRKVNRELIEKNKREEEQNKKLISLNAEIEQVTAQKLQFFTNVSHEVRTPLTLILGPLDRLIRLLQTSPYLSDLELMHKNANRLLRVINQILDFRKVENNKQELKIEKTDIISFVREVKSYFENMATFRHISYTFHSEIKDCFVWIDQDLMEKVLVNLLSNAFKFVSENGEISVCIKQDEKNVILQFIDNGCGIQPDRIDNIFDRFYTENSSTGTGIGLHLAKEYVLMHKGEITVESIPNKKTIFTITLNKDKQILQGENVREVDLSLRSYVTTVLDGQTEKKLLSQAYPYTILIVDDDEDVRTYLQRELQENFTLIMASDGAKALNILREKDVSLVLSDVMMPLMNGFELCREIKSNIVTSHIPVLLLTALSDIRQQIYGVIGGADGYIRKPFHINYLKIKIIRLLEERKRLREQLLEKLRKGNLLQVEAEKTENVDDLFLQKFMAQIEIIYTDPEYNIEKLSETLGLSRGHLHRKIKDLTGISPVEFLRNYRLNKAALLLKQRNLNVNEIAYQTGFTSPAYFSKCFKTVYNRTPSEYQGGE; encoded by the coding sequence ATGAAGCACTCTATTTTTATACTATTATTTTCTGTAATCGTTATAGGTTTACAATCCTGTACTTCTTCTAATCAAGACAAAAAGTATACTATTGGTCTTTCACAATGTGTTTTAAATGATAATTGGCGGCAGTCAATGGTGAAAGAACTGATGATCGAAGCTTCTAATTATGATAATATAAAAATCGTTATCAAAGATGCCAACAATAGCAGTGAGAGGCAAATAAAGCAAATACGTGAGTTGATAGCAATGAAGGTAGATGTACTTATTATATCTCCTTTTGAATCCGAACCCATAACTCAGGTAGCAGAGGAGGCTTATAAAGCGGGAATTCCAACAATTATAACCGATAGAAAAATAAATTCAAATCTTTATACTTCTTTTGTCGGAGCGGATAACTATGCAATAGGATATGAAGCAGGCAAATATACGGCTCTTCACGCTCCTCAAAAAGCTAATATTCTTGAGATATGGGGGCTGAAAAAGTCTTCGCCTGCACGCGAGAGACATCAGGGTTTTAGAAAAGCTATGGCAATGCGTAGCGATGTTCATTATGTGGAATTTGAGGGCGATTGGCTTTATAAAAAAGTGCATGAAGATTTGCCAAAGTGTAAGGAGCTTAGAAATGTGGATTATATTTATTCTCACAATGATATGATGGCCATTGCTGCTCGAGAGGTTATGGATTCTATTAATACTACTTCCAAAAATGAAATTGAGATAATAGGAGTTGATGCAACAGCTGGTGCAGGGCTTGAAGCTGTAGCGGATGGGCGTATTAATGTTTCTTTTTTGTATCCTACAGGAGCAGAAGAACTCATAAATACAGCAATGAAGATTATTAAGAAAGAGCCTGTTCCTAAAAAAATATCTTTGCAAACTTCTTTAATAGATATGAAAAGTGCAAGGAGTATTTTGATTGTAAGTAAGCAGCTACAGAATTATCAAAAACGTATTGAAGGGCAGCGCTCAAAAATTGACCAGCTATTTAGTCGGTTTGTATTTCTTCGGAGTTCTCTTGCTATTATTTCTACCTTAATGATCGCTTTCATTCTACTTTTACTTTATGTCTTCCTTATTAATAAAAAAATGCGTAAAGTAAATCGGGAATTAATAGAGAAGAATAAACGAGAAGAAGAACAAAATAAAAAACTTATTTCTTTGAATGCTGAAATAGAACAAGTTACAGCTCAAAAACTTCAATTCTTCACTAACGTATCTCATGAAGTACGTACTCCATTGACATTGATCTTAGGCCCACTTGATCGTCTTATTCGATTATTGCAAACGTCTCCTTATTTATCCGATTTGGAGTTAATGCATAAAAATGCTAATCGTTTGCTTAGGGTCATTAATCAGATCCTTGATTTTAGAAAGGTGGAAAACAATAAACAGGAATTAAAAATAGAAAAGACTGATATCATTAGTTTTGTTCGTGAAGTGAAATCCTATTTTGAAAATATGGCAACTTTCCGTCATATATCCTACACTTTTCACTCAGAAATAAAAGATTGTTTTGTATGGATAGATCAGGATCTGATGGAAAAAGTACTAGTGAATTTATTGTCAAACGCATTTAAATTTGTTTCGGAAAATGGAGAAATATCTGTTTGTATTAAGCAAGATGAAAAAAATGTGATTTTGCAGTTCATTGATAATGGCTGCGGTATACAACCAGATAGAATAGATAATATCTTCGACCGTTTTTATACTGAAAATAGTTCAACGGGTACAGGCATTGGATTACATCTTGCAAAAGAGTATGTCTTGATGCATAAAGGAGAAATTACTGTAGAAAGCATTCCTAATAAAAAAACGATTTTTACTATTACTTTGAATAAAGATAAACAGATACTTCAGGGAGAGAATGTTCGTGAAGTAGATTTGTCGCTACGTTCCTATGTGACTACTGTTCTTGATGGTCAAACAGAGAAAAAGTTGCTCTCGCAAGCTTATCCATATACTATTTTAATAGTAGACGATGATGAGGATGTTCGGACCTATTTGCAACGAGAGTTGCAGGAGAATTTTACTCTAATTATGGCATCTGACGGTGCAAAAGCGTTAAATATACTAAGGGAAAAAGATGTTTCATTGGTGCTTAGTGATGTTATGATGCCTCTGATGAACGGCTTTGAACTGTGTCGGGAGATTAAAAGTAATATCGTAACGAGTCATATTCCTGTGCTTCTTTTAACGGCTCTCTCTGACATACGTCAGCAAATATATGGGGTTATTGGTGGGGCAGATGGATATATTCGTAAACCTTTTCATATTAATTACTTAAAGATAAAGATTATACGTTTGTTGGAAGAACGCAAACGACTCCGCGAACAATTACTAGAGAAACTACGAAAGGGTAATTTGCTTCAAGTGGAAGCTGAAAAAACAGAAAACGTGGATGACTTATTTTTGCAAAAGTTTATGGCTCAGATTGAGATCATTTACACAGATCCTGAATATAATATAGAAAAACTAAGTGAAACGCTTGGACTATCACGGGGGCACTTGCATCGAAAAATAAAAGATTTAACAGGAATCTCTCCTGTAGAATTCTTGAGAAACTATAGGCTTAACAAAGCAGCTCTTTTGCTTAAACAGAGAAACTTGAACGTGAATGAAATAGCTTATCAAACAGGATTTACCTCTCCGGCATATTTCTCTAAATGTTTTAAAACTGTTTATAACAGAACTCCTTCTGAGTATCAAGGAGGAGAATAA
- a CDS encoding peroxiredoxin, with protein sequence MEKVIALQRNTAQGMWKNGEVRMFSLFSLIVSLLILFSLPAYSMAPEKTEKKEVVKVGSTVPEFSLLDQYGETFDLKSVLGKKNLVIYFYPKDDTPGCTKEACSFRDQFEVFENENTMIIGISGQSVQSHLDFADKYHLNFTLLSDEGNQVRKLFGVPASVMGTIPGRVTYVVNKKGKVVFMFDSLTNAEQHVEEALRVVKALK encoded by the coding sequence ATGGAAAAGGTAATAGCATTACAAAGAAATACTGCTCAGGGTATGTGGAAGAATGGAGAGGTTAGAATGTTCTCTTTATTCTCATTAATTGTTTCTCTTCTGATATTGTTCAGTTTGCCTGCTTATTCGATGGCTCCTGAAAAGACAGAGAAAAAAGAGGTTGTTAAGGTGGGGAGCACTGTACCGGAATTTTCCTTGCTAGATCAGTATGGTGAGACTTTTGATCTTAAATCTGTGCTAGGTAAGAAAAATTTGGTTATTTATTTCTACCCAAAAGATGATACTCCGGGTTGTACTAAGGAAGCGTGTTCGTTTCGTGATCAATTCGAAGTGTTTGAGAATGAAAACACAATGATTATTGGTATTAGCGGACAGTCGGTACAGAGTCATTTGGATTTTGCTGACAAATACCATCTTAACTTTACTTTACTTAGTGATGAAGGCAATCAAGTGCGTAAGCTGTTTGGTGTTCCTGCTAGTGTAATGGGGACAATTCCAGGACGTGTGACTTATGTGGTAAATAAAAAAGGAAAAGTAGTCTTTATGTTCGATTCTTTAACAAATGCAGAGCAGCATGTTGAAGAGGCTTTACGTGTTGTTAAAGCTTTGAAATAG